The proteins below come from a single Streptomyces spongiicola genomic window:
- a CDS encoding ATP-binding protein: MDPRNPEPDEYGRDGDRAGAEGGTAQRPPRDAVRDAVPPEFAHHRAAPARMVRVVAGELALTVNPVDGSEIEPCRPGEQPAAPVRRTPAERGELRRALRPPVPPGPAAPALPLLGRQEERRRLVRLLGRGRTVRLTGPAGSGRTALLDAVAADCADLAPDGVVRLSGHHRTPAELLRELFTAVHDAPLHRPGRAELLAHVGEIGAVVLVDDLEFGGSALDELLDATPECAFLLAATPDVAAPSAGSEVEEVFLSGLDRGTAIELLERAVERPLTDEEANWAGDLWFESEGLPLRFVQAGALLRQRDTLRDGRAERDRAAEADAGTATATATGTDDATATATGTDDGDDDEAGVFGDGVDTPLPTLGEGAAPAALLASRLSESARETLRFAVALGGEVPHQAHLPALIGDTHADAALGELTRCALLGPVGSRYRLAAGVAAQLEDAGYDEGALGRADTAARHYAWWTAHPSVTPARASGEADAILAALGALVPAQEVGYAATAVLLARSAAPAFAAGLHWQAWERALRTGQEAARTAGEVAEEAYFLHELGVLALCSGSLDRARAELEASIAMRGALADKSGTVAGRRALALVADREGARPPGAGAAEAATAPVVHVEEPVVPSLGTTVVYAPAEAAEAGRPPAGPAGLVAGARRLVVSGPRRHLVATGAGALLAVVLGTMVTLGATSDEEPPADRVTGEQSANEGEGSEGLDADEPADTPTGGPADGATGGSGGAPAAPGTARPGESGSAGDPAAPGVGSPAGGSGTSGSANGGSSSATGGTTGSSPSTGGSPSTGGPSSGSTGSSGSSGPSGPSGPSGSSGPSGSSGGSPSDGGTSTGPGGGASDAGTSAGPGGGASEGGSDEGGTSTGPGGGASDGGSDEGGSSTGPGGGASGGGSDEGGTSSTGGPGATVGGPSGSHALPSGSSP, from the coding sequence ATGGATCCGAGGAATCCGGAACCGGACGAGTACGGCCGCGACGGCGACCGCGCCGGCGCCGAGGGCGGCACCGCGCAACGGCCGCCGCGCGACGCGGTGCGCGACGCGGTGCCGCCGGAGTTCGCCCACCACAGGGCCGCGCCCGCGCGCATGGTGCGCGTGGTGGCCGGCGAACTCGCGCTCACCGTCAACCCGGTCGACGGCAGCGAGATCGAGCCCTGCCGCCCCGGTGAGCAACCCGCCGCGCCCGTACGGCGCACCCCCGCTGAGCGCGGGGAACTGCGGCGCGCCCTCCGGCCCCCGGTCCCACCGGGACCGGCCGCCCCCGCACTGCCGCTGCTGGGACGCCAGGAGGAACGCCGGAGGCTGGTACGCCTCCTGGGGCGCGGCCGCACGGTCCGGCTGACCGGGCCCGCCGGATCGGGCCGTACCGCCCTGCTCGACGCCGTCGCCGCCGACTGCGCGGACCTGGCCCCCGACGGCGTCGTCCGGCTCTCCGGGCACCACCGCACGCCCGCCGAACTGCTCCGCGAACTCTTCACGGCGGTCCACGACGCCCCACTGCACCGGCCCGGCCGGGCGGAACTACTCGCACACGTCGGCGAGATCGGTGCCGTCGTCCTCGTCGACGACCTGGAGTTCGGCGGCAGCGCCCTGGACGAACTCCTCGACGCCACCCCGGAATGCGCCTTCCTGCTCGCCGCGACGCCCGACGTGGCGGCACCCTCGGCCGGGTCCGAGGTCGAGGAGGTGTTCCTCTCCGGGCTCGACCGCGGCACCGCCATCGAACTCCTGGAGCGGGCCGTGGAGCGGCCGCTCACCGACGAGGAGGCGAACTGGGCCGGCGACCTCTGGTTCGAGTCGGAGGGGCTGCCCCTGCGCTTCGTCCAGGCCGGTGCGCTCCTCAGGCAGCGCGACACCCTGCGCGACGGCCGCGCGGAGCGGGACCGCGCCGCCGAGGCAGATGCCGGCACCGCCACCGCCACCGCCACCGGCACCGATGACGCCACCGCCACCGCCACCGGTACCGATGACGGCGATGACGACGAGGCCGGCGTCTTCGGCGACGGGGTCGACACCCCGCTGCCGACGCTCGGCGAGGGAGCCGCCCCCGCCGCGCTGCTCGCCTCCCGCCTCAGCGAGTCCGCCCGCGAAACCCTCCGGTTCGCGGTCGCCCTCGGCGGCGAGGTCCCGCACCAGGCGCACCTTCCGGCGCTCATCGGCGACACCCACGCGGACGCCGCGCTCGGCGAGCTGACCCGCTGCGCCCTGCTCGGTCCCGTCGGCTCCCGCTACCGGCTGGCGGCCGGGGTCGCCGCCCAGCTGGAGGACGCCGGCTACGACGAGGGAGCCCTCGGGCGCGCCGACACGGCCGCCCGGCACTACGCGTGGTGGACGGCGCACCCGTCGGTGACGCCCGCGCGGGCGTCCGGCGAGGCGGATGCGATCCTCGCGGCGCTGGGCGCCCTGGTGCCCGCGCAGGAGGTCGGGTACGCCGCAACGGCGGTGCTGCTGGCCCGCAGTGCCGCGCCCGCGTTCGCGGCCGGACTGCACTGGCAGGCGTGGGAGCGGGCGCTGCGGACCGGGCAGGAGGCGGCCCGCACGGCGGGCGAGGTCGCCGAAGAGGCCTATTTCCTCCATGAGCTGGGTGTACTGGCGCTCTGCTCGGGCAGCCTCGACCGGGCGCGTGCCGAACTCGAGGCGTCCATCGCCATGCGCGGAGCGCTTGCCGACAAGAGCGGCACGGTCGCCGGCCGCAGGGCGCTGGCTCTCGTCGCCGACCGCGAGGGCGCCCGCCCGCCCGGTGCGGGTGCCGCCGAGGCCGCGACCGCCCCGGTCGTACACGTCGAGGAGCCGGTGGTCCCGTCCCTGGGCACCACGGTCGTCTACGCACCGGCCGAGGCCGCGGAGGCCGGACGCCCCCCGGCCGGGCCCGCCGGCCTGGTTGCGGGGGCGCGCCGCCTCGTCGTCTCCGGCCCCCGGCGCCACCTGGTCGCGACCGGGGCGGGCGCACTGCTGGCCGTGGTCCTCGGCACCATGGTGACCCTCGGAGCGACTTCCGACGAGGAACCCCCGGCGGACCGGGTGACCGGCGAGCAGTCGGCGAACGAAGGGGAGGGGAGCGAGGGCCTCGACGCGGACGAGCCCGCCGACACCCCCACCGGCGGCCCCGCGGACGGCGCCACCGGCGGTAGCGGAGGCGCCCCCGCGGCACCGGGTACGGCGCGGCCCGGCGAGAGCGGCTCGGCGGGCGATCCCGCGGCACCGGGCGTCGGTTCCCCGGCGGGCGGTTCGGGCACCAGCGGCTCGGCGAACGGCGGTTCGTCGTCGGCGACGGGCGGTACGACCGGGAGTTCGCCGTCCACGGGTGGCTCGCCGTCTACCGGCGGCCCGTCGTCGGGCTCCACCGGTTCATCCGGCTCTTCGGGTCCGTCGGGTCCGTCGGGTCCGTCGGGTTCGTCAGGTCCGTCGGGCTCGTCGGGGGGGTCGCCGTCGGACGGGGGCACCTCCACGGGCC
- a CDS encoding STAS domain-containing protein, whose product MHIRGDHAELVVGGRLDVRSAADARTVLHSAVDGGAGDLVLDLSRLDSWDATGLGVIMGAHRRAGRRGRRLVLRGVPPQMQRLLVATRLHRILAIEGGIAAESLPRV is encoded by the coding sequence ATGCACATCAGGGGCGACCATGCCGAGCTGGTCGTCGGGGGCCGCCTCGACGTCCGGAGCGCGGCGGACGCCCGAACGGTCCTGCACTCGGCCGTAGACGGCGGAGCGGGCGACCTCGTGCTCGACCTGAGCCGTCTGGACTCCTGGGACGCCACCGGTCTCGGGGTCATCATGGGCGCGCACCGACGGGCCGGCCGCCGCGGCCGACGCCTCGTGCTGCGCGGAGTGCCGCCGCAGATGCAGCGTCTCCTGGTGGCCACCCGGCTGCATCGCATCCTGGCCATCGAGGGCGGAATCGCCGCGGAGTCCCTGCCCCGGGTCTGA
- a CDS encoding cob(I)yrinic acid a,c-diamide adenosyltransferase codes for MVNLTRIYTRTGDKGTTALGDMSRTSKTDVRISAYADANEANAAIGTAIALGGLPEEVVKVLVRVQNDLFDVGADLCTPVVENPEYPPLRVEQEYVDKLEADCDRFLADLDKLRSFILPGGTPGAALLHQACTVVRRAERSTWAAVEVYGETMNPLAATYLNRLSDLLFILARTANKEVGDVLWVPGGER; via the coding sequence ATGGTCAACCTGACGCGCATCTACACGCGCACCGGCGACAAGGGCACCACGGCGCTCGGCGACATGAGCCGCACGAGCAAGACCGATGTGCGCATCTCCGCCTACGCGGACGCCAACGAGGCCAACGCGGCCATCGGTACGGCCATCGCACTCGGCGGGCTCCCGGAGGAGGTCGTCAAGGTCCTCGTCCGGGTTCAGAACGACCTGTTCGACGTGGGCGCGGACCTGTGCACACCCGTCGTGGAGAACCCGGAGTACCCACCGCTGCGGGTGGAACAGGAGTACGTCGACAAGCTGGAGGCGGACTGCGACCGCTTCCTGGCGGACCTGGACAAGCTCCGCTCGTTCATCCTGCCGGGCGGCACGCCGGGTGCCGCGCTGCTGCACCAGGCGTGCACGGTGGTGCGGCGGGCCGAGCGCTCCACCTGGGCCGCCGTCGAGGTGTACGGCGAGACGATGAACCCGCTGGCGGCCACCTACCTCAACAGGCTCTCCGACCTCCTCTTCATCCTCGCCAGGACCGCGAACAAGGAAGTCGGGGACGTCCTCTGGGTGCCGGGCGGAGAGCGCTGA
- a CDS encoding response regulator, translated as MIRVVVAEDQKSVRAGLVLILGSSPGIEVVGEAGDGEEAVRLARALRPDLVLMDVRMPRLDGVSATRQVVGEGLADVLVLTTFDLDAYVFGALRAGAAGFLLKNTEARDLVEAVRTVARGEGLIAPAVTRRLLAEFASTVPGPSRDPAVLDALTPREREVLSCLGGGLSNAEIAVRLRMAEATVKTHVSRLLGKLELRSRLQAAVLARELGV; from the coding sequence ATGATCCGGGTCGTGGTCGCGGAGGACCAGAAGTCCGTCAGGGCCGGTCTGGTACTGATCCTGGGCAGTTCCCCCGGCATAGAGGTGGTGGGCGAGGCCGGGGACGGCGAGGAGGCGGTGCGGCTCGCCCGGGCGCTGCGGCCGGATCTCGTGCTGATGGATGTGCGGATGCCGCGTCTGGACGGGGTCTCGGCGACCCGTCAGGTCGTCGGGGAGGGCCTGGCGGACGTCCTGGTGCTGACGACGTTCGACCTCGACGCGTATGTGTTCGGCGCGCTGCGCGCGGGGGCCGCCGGATTCCTGCTGAAGAACACCGAGGCGCGGGACCTGGTCGAGGCGGTGCGCACGGTCGCCCGCGGCGAGGGCCTGATCGCCCCGGCCGTGACCCGGCGGCTGCTCGCGGAGTTCGCCTCCACCGTGCCCGGGCCGTCGCGGGACCCGGCCGTGCTCGACGCGCTGACGCCGCGTGAGCGCGAGGTGCTGTCCTGTCTGGGCGGGGGTCTGTCGAACGCCGAGATCGCCGTACGGCTCCGGATGGCCGAGGCCACGGTGAAGACCCATGTCAGCAGGCTCCTGGGCAAGCTCGAACTGCGCAGCCGGCTTCAAGCCGCCGTGCTGGCGCGGGAGTTGGGAGTCTGA
- a CDS encoding glycoside hydrolase family 18 chitinase — MSTTTPRTRTGLRSRATAGFTALLLPLAAMVGLATPAQAATAATATYTKVQDWGTGFEGKWTVKNTGTTSISSWTVEWDFPSGTSVASAWDADVTSSGTHWTARNKSWNGTLAPGSSVSFGFNGAGPGSPSGCRVNGGSCDGGTVPGDNPPSAPGTPSASGVTDTSVTLSWTAATDDKGIKNYDVLRDGTRVATVTGLSHTDTRLTAGTDYSYTVRARDTADQTGPPSGARAVRTTGGDPGPGPGPGSKVKLGYFTNWGVYGRNYHVKNLVTSGTAAKITHINYAFGNVQNGRCTIGDSYADHDRAYTADQSVDGVADTWDQPLRGNFNQLRKLKQRYPHIKILWSFGGWTWSGGFPQAVQNPTAFADSCYDLVEDPRWADVFDGIDLDWEYPNACGLTCDTSGPAAFGNMMRAMRTKFGPDNLVTAAITADASTGGKIDKTDYAGAAQYSDWYNVMTYDFFGAFDADGPTAPHSPLTSYTGIPQQGFTSAEAIARLKAQGVPAAKLLLGIGFYGRGWTGVTQSAPGGSATGPAPGTYEQGIEDYKVLKNTCPANGTVAGTAYAHCGSQWWSYDTPATIGGKMGWAKSQNLGGAFFWEFSGDTANGELVSAISGGLG, encoded by the coding sequence TTGAGCACGACTACCCCCCGCACCAGAACCGGCCTCAGGTCCAGAGCGACGGCAGGGTTCACCGCCCTGCTGCTTCCCCTCGCCGCCATGGTCGGACTCGCCACACCCGCCCAGGCGGCCACCGCCGCCACCGCCACCTACACCAAGGTCCAGGACTGGGGCACCGGCTTCGAGGGCAAGTGGACGGTGAAGAACACCGGTACCACCTCGATCAGCTCCTGGACCGTCGAGTGGGACTTCCCCTCCGGTACGTCCGTCGCCTCCGCCTGGGACGCGGACGTCACCTCCTCCGGCACCCACTGGACCGCCCGAAACAAGAGCTGGAACGGCACCCTCGCCCCCGGCTCCTCGGTGTCCTTCGGCTTCAACGGCGCGGGCCCCGGCTCCCCGTCCGGCTGCCGGGTCAACGGCGGCTCCTGCGACGGCGGCACGGTTCCCGGCGACAACCCGCCGTCCGCCCCCGGCACCCCGTCCGCGAGCGGTGTCACCGACACCTCGGTGACACTGAGCTGGACCGCGGCCACGGACGACAAGGGCATCAAGAACTACGACGTCCTCCGCGACGGCACACGAGTCGCCACCGTCACCGGACTGAGCCACACCGACACCCGGCTCACCGCGGGCACCGACTACTCGTACACAGTGCGGGCCCGCGACACCGCCGACCAGACCGGCCCACCCAGCGGCGCCCGCGCCGTGCGGACCACCGGCGGCGACCCGGGCCCCGGACCCGGCCCCGGCTCGAAGGTCAAGCTCGGCTACTTCACCAACTGGGGCGTCTACGGCCGCAACTACCATGTGAAGAACCTCGTCACCTCCGGCACCGCCGCCAAGATCACCCACATCAACTACGCCTTCGGCAACGTCCAGAACGGCCGGTGCACCATCGGCGACTCCTACGCCGACCACGACAGGGCCTACACCGCCGACCAGTCGGTCGACGGCGTCGCCGACACCTGGGACCAGCCCCTGCGCGGAAACTTCAACCAGCTCCGCAAGCTCAAGCAGCGCTACCCGCACATCAAGATCCTCTGGTCGTTCGGCGGCTGGACCTGGTCCGGCGGCTTCCCCCAGGCGGTCCAGAACCCGACCGCCTTCGCCGACTCCTGCTACGACCTGGTCGAGGACCCGCGCTGGGCCGACGTGTTCGACGGCATCGACCTGGACTGGGAGTACCCGAACGCCTGCGGCCTGACCTGCGACACCAGCGGCCCCGCCGCCTTCGGCAACATGATGCGGGCCATGCGCACCAAGTTCGGTCCGGACAATCTGGTCACGGCCGCCATCACGGCCGACGCCAGCACCGGCGGCAAGATCGACAAGACCGACTACGCCGGCGCCGCGCAGTACTCCGACTGGTACAACGTGATGACGTACGACTTCTTCGGCGCCTTCGACGCGGACGGCCCCACCGCCCCGCACTCGCCGCTCACCTCGTACACCGGCATCCCGCAACAGGGCTTCACCTCCGCGGAGGCGATCGCCAGGCTCAAGGCCCAGGGCGTCCCCGCAGCCAAGCTGCTGCTGGGCATCGGCTTCTACGGCCGCGGCTGGACGGGCGTCACCCAGTCCGCGCCGGGCGGCTCGGCCACCGGACCCGCCCCCGGCACCTACGAACAGGGCATCGAGGACTACAAGGTCCTGAAGAACACCTGCCCCGCCAACGGCACCGTGGCCGGAACCGCGTACGCCCACTGCGGTTCCCAGTGGTGGAGCTACGACACCCCGGCGACCATCGGCGGCAAGATGGGCTGGGCGAAGAGCCAGAACCTGGGAGGCGCGTTCTTCTGGGAGTTCAGCGGCGACACCGCGAACGGCGAGCTGGTGAGCGCGATCAGCGGCGGGCTGGGATAG
- a CDS encoding 3-hydroxyacyl-CoA dehydrogenase family protein — translation MARKLAVIGAGLMGSGIAQVSAQAGWDVVLRDVTDAALTRGTDGIKASYDRFVAKGRLEAADAEAALGRITTTTDLDAVADADVVVEAVFEKLEVKHEIFRALDKLVRDEAVLASNTSAIPITKIAAVTGRPERVVGTHFFSPVPMMQLCELVRGYKTSDETLATARGFAESVGKTCIVVNRDVAGFVTTRLISALVVEAAKLYESGVASAEDIDIACKLGFGHAMGPLATADLTGVDILLHATGNIYTESQDEKFAPPELMRRMVDAGDIGRKSGQGFYKH, via the coding sequence GTGGCCAGGAAGCTCGCCGTCATCGGGGCCGGACTCATGGGGTCCGGTATCGCGCAGGTCTCCGCCCAAGCGGGCTGGGACGTCGTGCTGCGCGACGTCACCGACGCGGCCCTGACCCGCGGCACCGACGGCATCAAGGCCTCGTACGACAGGTTCGTCGCCAAGGGCAGGCTCGAAGCGGCCGACGCCGAGGCCGCGTTGGGGCGCATCACCACGACCACGGACCTCGACGCGGTCGCCGACGCGGACGTCGTGGTGGAGGCGGTCTTCGAGAAGCTCGAGGTGAAGCACGAGATCTTCCGTGCGCTCGACAAGCTCGTACGGGACGAGGCGGTGCTCGCGTCCAACACGTCCGCGATCCCGATCACCAAGATCGCGGCCGTGACCGGGCGGCCGGAGCGCGTCGTCGGCACCCACTTCTTCTCGCCCGTGCCGATGATGCAGTTGTGCGAACTCGTCCGCGGTTACAAGACCAGCGACGAGACGCTCGCCACCGCACGCGGGTTCGCCGAGTCCGTGGGCAAGACCTGCATCGTCGTCAACCGCGACGTCGCCGGTTTCGTGACCACCCGTCTGATCTCGGCGCTCGTCGTCGAGGCGGCCAAGCTGTACGAGTCGGGTGTGGCGAGCGCCGAGGACATCGACATCGCGTGCAAGCTCGGCTTCGGCCATGCGATGGGGCCGTTGGCCACCGCCGACCTGACCGGCGTCGACATCCTGCTCCATGCCACCGGCAACATCTACACCGAGTCGCAGGACGAGAAGTTCGCGCCGCCGGAGCTGATGCGCCGGATGGTGGACGCCGGTGACATCGGGCGCAAGAGCGGGCAGGGCTTCTACAAGCACTGA
- a CDS encoding sensor histidine kinase: protein MTFPRPHRDDVLIAVTGLAGGLLLWALGLHTTEGVRPLSGPWPVLVPLLAMSGLELLRRTMPRTALLAGTAAIAADQFTPGSIATVLMFTDLVYAAVVYGPPASARRIPYAAGLITAGVTVCSLAWFQDPSALLLGLVVGLVTVVPAATGALVRNHREAAEAARLRAEQTALLAELDRREAITAERARMARELHDLVANHLSAIAIHSTAALSLDEPATTRRALTVIRENSVEGLAEMRRLIGLLRDSGGSDSGCDGEPAVAPTLAGLDALVDQAATSGAASGLKCTLDDAIDADAAPPAPVALAAYRIVQESLTNALKHADAGEVAVRLTGAAGRALTVTVTSPYGGGPEPRAPGSGAGLVGMRERIALLGGEFEAGPGPGPAGGPARVWRVRAVLPTVDGKEPSA, encoded by the coding sequence GTGACCTTCCCCCGCCCCCACCGCGACGACGTCCTCATAGCCGTCACCGGCCTCGCCGGCGGTCTGCTGCTGTGGGCGCTGGGGCTGCACACCACCGAGGGCGTCCGTCCGCTGTCCGGGCCGTGGCCGGTGCTCGTGCCGCTCCTCGCCATGTCGGGCCTGGAACTGCTGCGGCGGACCATGCCGAGGACGGCGCTCCTGGCCGGCACGGCCGCGATCGCGGCGGACCAGTTCACACCGGGGAGCATCGCGACGGTCCTGATGTTCACGGACCTCGTGTACGCGGCCGTGGTGTACGGCCCGCCGGCCTCGGCCCGGCGCATCCCCTACGCCGCCGGGTTGATCACGGCCGGGGTCACGGTCTGCTCCCTGGCGTGGTTCCAGGATCCTTCCGCGCTGCTCCTCGGCCTGGTCGTGGGGCTGGTGACGGTCGTCCCGGCCGCGACGGGCGCCCTTGTGCGCAACCACCGCGAGGCCGCGGAGGCGGCACGGCTGCGCGCGGAGCAGACCGCGTTGCTCGCCGAGCTGGACCGCCGGGAGGCGATCACCGCCGAGCGCGCCAGAATGGCCCGGGAACTGCACGACCTGGTCGCCAACCACCTCTCCGCGATCGCCATCCACTCCACCGCCGCGCTGTCCCTGGACGAGCCGGCGACGACCCGGCGGGCACTCACCGTCATCCGGGAGAACAGCGTGGAGGGCCTGGCGGAGATGCGCCGGCTGATCGGGCTGCTGAGGGACAGCGGCGGCAGCGACAGCGGCTGCGACGGCGAGCCCGCCGTCGCCCCCACCCTGGCCGGGCTGGACGCGCTCGTGGACCAGGCCGCCACCAGCGGTGCCGCGAGCGGGCTGAAGTGCACCCTGGACGACGCGATCGACGCGGACGCGGCGCCGCCGGCACCGGTGGCGCTCGCCGCCTACCGGATCGTCCAGGAGTCGCTCACGAACGCGCTGAAGCACGCCGACGCGGGCGAGGTCGCCGTACGCCTCACCGGTGCGGCGGGCCGTGCGCTGACGGTGACCGTGACCAGCCCCTACGGCGGCGGGCCGGAGCCGCGCGCGCCCGGCTCGGGCGCGGGACTCGTCGGGATGAGGGAGCGGATCGCGCTGCTGGGCGGTGAGTTCGAGGCGGGCCCCGGACCCGGCCCGGCGGGCGGTCCGGCGAGGGTCTGGCGGGTACGGGCGGTGCTGCCCACGGTGGACGGCAAGGAGCCCTCGGCATGA